Proteins from a single region of Buchnera aphidicola (Cinara curvipes):
- a CDS encoding tetratricopeptide repeat protein, translated as MINLNNIDFSTTSLFEIMVKLMVKIRCDFQEKIIMKICKNKVQESLLFISEKLTETEKLEKLLFIFYKKWNFGCTVKIHKLSDMLWLDKMILSNQGNSFSLGIFFMYIASQLNLSIIPIIFPTQLIIKFKNLEEKLLYIDPVNGDILNKHILQSWLKGNISPSAELSDNHLKESNSSVIAQKILDMLKIALIEEQNIELALNVSNILLTLKPKDPYEIRDRGLIFSQLNCYRAAISDLLYFVEQRPEDPVSDIIKMQIHSIEQKKITFH; from the coding sequence ATGATAAATTTAAATAATATTGATTTTTCTACAACATCTTTGTTTGAGATTATGGTTAAACTTATGGTAAAAATTCGTTGTGATTTTCAAGAAAAAATCATAATGAAAATATGTAAAAATAAAGTTCAAGAATCTTTATTATTTATTTCTGAAAAATTAACAGAAACAGAAAAATTAGAAAAATTATTATTTATTTTTTATAAAAAATGGAACTTTGGTTGTACAGTTAAAATACATAAATTATCTGATATGTTATGGTTAGATAAAATGATCTTATCTAATCAAGGAAATTCTTTTTCTTTAGGAATATTTTTTATGTATATTGCTAGTCAACTGAATTTATCAATTATTCCTATAATATTTCCAACACAATTAATTATAAAATTTAAAAATTTAGAAGAAAAATTATTATATATTGATCCTGTTAATGGAGATATACTTAATAAACATATTTTACAATCCTGGTTAAAAGGTAATATTAGCCCTTCAGCTGAATTAAGTGATAATCATTTAAAAGAATCTAATTCATCAGTTATTGCACAGAAAATATTAGATATGCTAAAAATAGCTTTAATTGAAGAACAAAATATAGAATTAGCTTTAAATGTAAGTAATATTTTGTTAACATTAAAACCTAAAGATCCATATGAAATTCGAGACAGAGGACTAATTTTCTCTCAATTAAATTGTTATCGTGCAGCTATTTCAGATTTATTATATTTTGTTGAGCAACGCCCAGAAGATCCAGTTAGTGACATTATTAAAATGCAAATTCATTCAATTGAACAAAAAAAAATTACTTTTCATTAA
- a CDS encoding acetate/propionate family kinase, translated as MTKELILVLNCGSSSVKFSIIDPIKEVTYIDGIVETVNSVTSLIIKNFIKNKKLFKKFDKVESYKKLIILIFDILIDQYKNYLNNVIGIGHRVVHGGEYLKKSMIINSFILSKIQESSIFAPLHNPFHLLAINVALKKILKLKNFNVAVFDTAFHHTLPKESFLYAIPYHFYTDYSIRRYGAHGINHFYITKQSSIFLKKPIFKLNIISCHLGSGSSITAIVNGKSVDTSMGLTPLEGLVMGTRCGDIDPSIIFYMVKKLGISIDKVQKILTENSGVLGISSISNDFRKLEEKYNINKKAKLSIDIFCRRVSKYICGYSSLMCGRLDAIIFTGGIGENSSLIRYKIINKLSLIGCFLDIDKNLKNNKKIMFINSIKSIPILVIPANENQIIAKETYDLVKKSIL; from the coding sequence ATGACAAAAGAATTGATTTTAGTTCTGAATTGTGGAAGTTCTTCAGTCAAATTTTCTATTATTGATCCTATTAAAGAAGTTACTTATATTGATGGAATAGTAGAAACTGTAAACAGTGTTACATCTTTAATAATAAAGAATTTTATAAAAAATAAAAAATTATTTAAAAAATTTGATAAAGTAGAATCATATAAGAAGTTAATTATATTGATTTTTGATATATTAATTGATCAATATAAAAATTATTTAAATAATGTAATTGGTATTGGTCATAGGGTTGTTCATGGAGGAGAGTATTTAAAAAAATCTATGATTATTAATTCTTTTATTTTATCAAAAATTCAAGAATCATCTATCTTTGCTCCTTTACATAATCCTTTTCATTTACTAGCTATTAATGTAGCATTAAAAAAAATATTAAAATTAAAAAATTTTAATGTGGCAGTTTTTGATACTGCATTTCATCATACTTTACCTAAAGAATCATTCTTGTATGCTATTCCTTATCATTTTTATACTGATTATTCTATTCGTAGATACGGTGCTCATGGAATTAATCATTTTTATATAACTAAACAATCTTCTATTTTTTTAAAAAAACCTATTTTTAAATTAAATATTATTAGTTGTCATTTAGGTAGCGGTTCTTCTATAACTGCTATAGTAAATGGTAAATCAGTAGATACATCTATGGGTTTAACTCCACTAGAAGGGTTAGTTATGGGAACTCGATGTGGAGATATTGATCCATCTATTATTTTTTATATGGTTAAAAAATTAGGAATTTCTATTGATAAAGTACAAAAGATATTAACTGAAAATTCAGGAGTTTTAGGAATTAGTTCTATTTCTAATGATTTTAGAAAACTAGAAGAAAAATATAATATTAATAAAAAAGCAAAATTATCAATTGATATATTTTGTCGTCGTGTTTCTAAATATATTTGTGGATATTCTTCATTAATGTGTGGACGATTAGATGCTATTATATTTACAGGTGGAATTGGAGAAAATTCTAGTTTAATTCGTTATAAAATAATAAATAAATTATCTTTAATAGGTTGTTTTTTAGATATAGATAAGAATTTAAAAAATAACAAAAAAATTATGTTTATAAATTCTATTAAAAGTATACCGATACTGGTTATACCGGCTAATGAAAATCAAATTATAGCTAAAGAAACTTATGATTTAGTAAAAAAATCAATTTTATAA
- the prmC gene encoding peptide chain release factor N(5)-glutamine methyltransferase, whose translation MNIIEWLSYSEKKLCNSKTSKLDSEILLCFVLKYSKIELFYNKKKKIKKNDLLILNNLLYRRKLKEPIAYLIKKKEFWSLSFFVSPFVLIPRPDTEILVEQVLLKISLKKNTILDLGTGCGAIALSLASKYSKCNIIGVDNSLDALKVARYNSKKLNIKNVDFIYSNWFSNVPLKKFHIIVCNPPYLSIKDFYNSSDLFFEPYSALVSGKNGIECIQYIIRNAFHYFVSTGWLYIEHCYKQVKIVRKLFKNNFFIKISSIKDYSNRNRVTFGFLNTKI comes from the coding sequence ATGAATATTATAGAATGGTTATCGTATTCTGAAAAAAAATTATGTAATAGTAAAACATCTAAATTAGATTCAGAAATATTGTTATGTTTTGTATTAAAATATTCAAAGATAGAATTATTTTATAATAAAAAAAAAAAAATAAAAAAAAATGATTTATTAATTTTAAATAATTTATTATATAGAAGAAAATTAAAAGAACCTATTGCTTATCTTATAAAAAAAAAAGAATTTTGGTCTTTATCTTTTTTTGTTTCTCCTTTTGTATTAATCCCTAGACCAGATACTGAAATTCTTGTAGAACAGGTTTTATTAAAAATTTCTTTAAAAAAAAATACTATTTTAGATCTAGGTACTGGTTGTGGTGCAATCGCTTTATCATTAGCTTCAAAATATTCTAAATGTAATATTATTGGAGTAGATAATAGTTTAGATGCATTAAAAGTAGCTCGTTATAATTCTAAAAAATTAAATATTAAAAATGTTGATTTTATTTATAGTAACTGGTTTTCAAATGTTCCTTTAAAAAAATTTCATATTATTGTTTGTAATCCTCCATATTTATCTATAAAAGATTTCTATAATTCTTCTGATCTTTTTTTTGAACCTTATTCTGCTTTAGTGTCTGGAAAAAATGGAATAGAGTGTATACAATATATTATAAGAAACGCTTTTCATTATTTTGTTTCTACAGGTTGGTTATATATTGAACATTGTTATAAACAAGTAAAAATAGTAAGAAAACTCTTTAAAAACAATTTTTTTATAAAAATATCTTCTATAAAAGATTATTCTAATCGTAATAGAGTAACTTTTGGTTTCTTAAATACAAAAATTTAA
- a CDS encoding complex I subunit 4 family protein produces MILLVFIFVPLIGALLSFLTCFLNKKLPRYIAFFSMFICLLVSIFFFYSNINSNSDILVNTFIFSFYKIWIPRYGISFYLGVDKLSLIMIFLTSLISVCSVSCEWNILNKDIGLFYCYLQFVVLGMFGIFLSLDMLLFFFFWEIILIPMYFLIIFWNHSCESKSRIFYISRKFFIYSQLSGFTLLFSILNLACIYHSYSGIWTFNYFILKNTTMSLYMEIFLMFSFLLSFLIKIPLFPFDDWLPDTQEIISPSGSVDLVGFLLKPAIYGLLRFHLILFPRTSHIFSLIFVSLGLFSMLYGSIMAFSQTNIKRLLSYSSISNMGIIFAALYSENVFSYQGAILYFLSYILSTAALLIIFGKIFSHIKTQNILYMRGLWSCMYFIPSFFLFFSFANLGIPLTSNFSGKFMMLFGIFSFHPILGYLFILFSFLSSIYSIMLIQRVCYGSNMHIILKNELNIFNLITLIIFTCFLIFIGLYPRIFFHFSYEISDQLYRYYTSFFNK; encoded by the coding sequence ATGATTCTTTTAGTTTTTATTTTTGTTCCATTAATCGGAGCATTATTATCTTTTTTAACGTGTTTTTTAAATAAAAAATTACCTCGTTATATAGCTTTTTTTTCTATGTTTATTTGTTTATTAGTTTCAATATTTTTCTTTTATTCTAATATAAATTCTAATTCTGATATTTTAGTAAATACATTTATTTTTTCATTTTATAAAATATGGATCCCAAGATATGGAATTTCTTTTTATTTAGGTGTAGATAAATTATCATTGATTATGATTTTTTTAACTTCTTTAATTAGTGTGTGTTCAGTGTCTTGTGAGTGGAATATTTTAAACAAAGATATTGGATTATTTTATTGTTATTTACAATTTGTTGTTTTAGGTATGTTTGGTATATTTTTATCTTTGGATATGTTACTATTTTTTTTCTTTTGGGAAATAATATTAATACCTATGTATTTTTTAATTATTTTTTGGAATCATTCTTGTGAAAGTAAGAGTAGAATTTTTTATATTTCTCGGAAATTTTTTATATATTCTCAATTATCTGGTTTTACTTTGCTTTTTTCTATTTTAAATTTAGCTTGTATTTATCATAGTTATTCAGGAATTTGGACATTTAATTATTTTATATTAAAAAATACAACAATGTCTTTATATATGGAAATTTTTTTAATGTTTAGCTTTTTATTATCTTTTTTAATAAAAATTCCATTATTTCCTTTTGATGATTGGCTACCAGATACTCAAGAAATTATTTCTCCTTCAGGTTCTGTTGATTTAGTTGGTTTTTTATTAAAACCAGCAATATACGGATTATTAAGATTTCATTTAATTTTATTTCCTCGTACATCTCATATATTTTCTTTAATTTTTGTTAGTTTAGGTTTATTTTCAATGTTATATGGTTCTATAATGGCTTTTTCTCAAACAAATATAAAAAGATTGTTATCTTATTCTTCAATTTCCAATATGGGTATAATTTTTGCTGCTTTATATAGTGAGAATGTATTTTCCTATCAAGGTGCTATTTTATATTTTTTATCTTATATTCTTTCTACTGCAGCATTATTAATAATTTTCGGAAAGATATTTTCTCATATTAAAACTCAAAATATTTTATATATGCGTGGACTATGGTCTTGTATGTATTTTATTCCTTCTTTTTTTTTATTTTTTTCTTTTGCGAATTTAGGTATTCCTTTAACAAGTAATTTTAGTGGTAAATTTATGATGTTATTTGGTATTTTTTCTTTTCATCCTATTTTAGGTTATTTATTTATTTTATTTTCATTTTTATCTTCTATTTATTCTATTATGTTAATACAGCGTGTATGCTATGGGTCTAATATGCATATTATTTTAAAAAATGAATTAAATATTTTCAATTTGATAACTTTAATTATTTTCACATGTTTTCTTATTTTTATAGGATTATATCCTAGAATTTTTTTTCATTTTTCCTATGAAATTTCAGATCAGTTATATAGATATTACACATCTTTTTTTAATAAATAG
- a CDS encoding NADH-quinone oxidoreductase subunit N, giving the protein MIRLFYSIIPILPILILISSILIILFISFYKKKTYLGYIVIIFSIFFSLISIIYSKYFMLEYFSELIKIDKYSYFFIFMLLISSFYTCIFSYTWFLYGNYHSIEFYFFVLLSTLGGILVALSNHVSTLFVGVELLFLPLLGILMFFPKSGNNLLLIVIYMIMSIFSSSFLLLGCSFIYFISGRLCFSFLSQMFIYYPSIIFGSIILFGFCIILLSLFFKLSIFPLHTWSPDIYQNTNSCSLIYFSTVTKISIFSFLIHFFYCIPYIYNIKLLYFILYYVSIFSIFFGNLVSIFQNKVQRLIGYLSISNLGFLLMLLLMYSSKEDIFIIRQIHFYLFGYILGLIGFFSIKSIIDFNIFSKKIYLIKDNSLRGLFWYDPILGIIMSMILLSLSGFPLTLGFWGKFFILKNLIQRRFFITVIIMIISSIIGMQSYLSIIYNLYYKSSILYNKNIKYNFYIPIIQKFFILFIGLIFTILGLFPQIIFNIL; this is encoded by the coding sequence ATGATTAGACTATTTTATAGTATTATTCCAATATTACCAATTTTAATATTAATTTCTTCTATTTTAATAATTTTATTTATTTCTTTTTATAAAAAGAAAACATATTTAGGATATATAGTTATTATTTTTAGTATTTTTTTTAGTTTAATTTCTATTATTTATTCAAAATATTTTATGTTAGAGTATTTTTCTGAATTAATTAAAATTGATAAATATTCTTATTTTTTTATATTTATGTTATTGATTTCTAGTTTTTATACTTGTATATTTTCGTATACTTGGTTTTTATATGGTAATTATCATTCAATAGAATTTTATTTTTTTGTTCTTTTGTCTACTTTAGGTGGAATTTTAGTTGCTTTATCTAATCATGTTTCTACTTTATTTGTTGGTGTAGAATTATTATTCTTACCATTATTAGGAATTTTAATGTTTTTTCCTAAATCAGGGAATAATCTATTATTAATTGTTATATATATGATAATGTCAATTTTTTCATCTTCTTTTTTATTATTAGGATGTTCTTTTATATATTTTATTTCTGGTAGATTGTGTTTTTCTTTTCTTTCACAAATGTTTATATATTATCCGTCTATTATTTTTGGAAGCATTATTTTATTTGGTTTTTGTATAATATTGTTATCTCTTTTTTTTAAGTTATCAATATTTCCTTTACATACATGGTCTCCAGATATATATCAAAATACTAATTCATGTTCATTGATCTATTTTTCTACTGTTACAAAAATTTCTATATTTTCATTTTTAATACATTTTTTTTATTGTATCCCGTATATATATAACATTAAATTATTATATTTTATATTATATTATGTTTCTATATTTTCTATTTTTTTTGGTAATTTAGTTTCTATTTTTCAGAATAAAGTACAAAGATTAATAGGATATTTATCTATTTCTAATCTTGGTTTTTTGTTAATGTTGTTGTTGATGTATTCTTCGAAGGAAGATATATTTATTATTAGACAAATACATTTTTATTTATTTGGTTATATATTAGGGTTAATTGGTTTTTTTAGTATTAAAAGTATTATTGATTTTAATATTTTTTCTAAAAAAATTTATTTGATTAAAGATAATTCATTAAGAGGATTATTTTGGTATGATCCTATTTTAGGCATTATTATGTCTATGATTTTATTATCTTTATCTGGATTTCCTTTAACTTTAGGTTTTTGGGGGAAATTTTTTATATTAAAAAATTTAATTCAAAGAAGATTTTTTATTACAGTTATTATAATGATTATAAGTAGCATTATAGGAATGCAGAGTTATTTGAGTATTATTTATAATTTGTATTATAAATCTTCAATATTATATAATAAAAATATTAAATATAATTTTTATATACCAATTATTCAAAAATTTTTTATTTTATTTATTGGATTGATTTTTACAATTTTAGGTTTATTTCCTCAAATTATTTTTAATATTCTATAA
- the pta gene encoding phosphate acetyltransferase has product MKNYSENFKLFLQRKASSNIKKIIFPEGNNIKIIKSASISSKLKIAKCILLGNNKYIKDIAIKNNFLLHKNIKIINPNSIRKCYVDQLFKLRKDKGITSYSDAYRLLDSNIILSLMMLYQGDVDGVVAGISHSTADIIRPTFQLIQNNCRDPFVSSVFLMLFPKKVLVYGDCAINRYPDSKMLAKIAIQSSQTADSLGITPKVAMLSYSTGTSGSGISVDKIKDSIDIVKSTYPKLLIDGPIQYDAAVSKKIAHIKLPYSKVAGKATVLIFPDLNSGNITYKAVQRSSGIISIGPILQGLCKPVNDLSRGATVDDIIYTTAMTAIQSF; this is encoded by the coding sequence ATGAAAAATTATTCAGAAAATTTTAAATTGTTTTTACAAAGAAAAGCTAGTTCAAATATCAAGAAAATTATTTTTCCGGAAGGTAATAATATTAAAATTATTAAATCTGCATCTATAAGTAGTAAACTAAAAATAGCAAAGTGTATTTTATTAGGAAATAATAAATATATTAAAGATATAGCAATAAAAAATAATTTTCTTTTACATAAAAATATTAAAATAATTAACCCAAATAGTATCAGAAAATGTTATGTTGATCAATTATTTAAATTAAGAAAAGATAAAGGAATTACTAGTTATTCAGATGCTTATCGTTTATTAGATAGTAATATTATTTTATCTCTTATGATGCTTTATCAAGGTGATGTAGATGGTGTAGTAGCGGGAATCTCACATTCAACAGCTGATATTATTAGACCTACTTTTCAATTAATACAAAATAATTGTAGAGATCCATTTGTTTCTTCGGTTTTTTTGATGTTATTTCCTAAAAAAGTATTAGTATATGGTGATTGTGCAATTAATCGATATCCGGATTCAAAAATGTTAGCTAAAATTGCAATACAGTCTTCTCAAACAGCGGATTCTCTTGGTATTACACCTAAAGTAGCTATGCTTTCGTACTCTACTGGTACTTCAGGATCAGGTATTTCTGTGGATAAAATAAAAGATTCTATAGATATAGTTAAAAGTACTTATCCAAAACTATTAATTGATGGTCCTATACAATATGACGCTGCTGTTTCTAAAAAAATAGCACATATAAAATTACCATATTCAAAAGTAGCAGGTAAAGCTACAGTATTAATTTTTCCAGATTTAAATTCTGGAAATATTACATATAAAGCAGTACAAAGATCATCAGGAATTATATCTATCGGACCTATTTTACAAGGTTTATGTAAACCAGTTAATGATTTATCTAGAGGTGCAACAGTAGATGATATTATTTATACTACTGCTATGACTGCCATTCAGTCTTTTTAG
- the prfA gene encoding peptide chain release factor 1: MKKSIIIKLQNLMKRYTELESLLSHNYSTFNKEEFSKLSKEKSELFKLHESFLLWLSIKSEIKNTRLLLDDPVIAKLAEEELYELLNKKKEIERKIKLLLLPIDPYDKNSCFIEIRAATGGQEAAIFSGELCKMYMRYADLKSWKVSIINMHEGEIGGYKEIILKVIGVGACGRLKFESGGHRVQRVPQTESQGRIHTSSCTVAIMPEVPKSKKIILNVSDLKIDTFRSSGAGGQHVNTTDSAVRITHIPTGNVVECQDERSQHKNKEKALSVLSAKIYSENNAKKALENSVMRRNLLGTGSRSDRNRTYNFPQNRVTDHRINLTVYRLNEIILGKLDLLIEPLLQEHQADLLLTIE; the protein is encoded by the coding sequence ATGAAAAAATCAATAATTATAAAATTACAAAATTTAATGAAAAGATATACAGAATTAGAGTCTTTATTATCACATAATTATTCAACATTTAATAAAGAAGAGTTTTCTAAATTATCTAAAGAAAAATCAGAATTATTTAAATTACATGAGTCATTTCTTTTATGGTTATCAATAAAATCAGAAATAAAAAATACTCGGTTATTATTAGATGATCCTGTTATTGCTAAATTAGCTGAAGAAGAATTGTATGAATTATTAAATAAAAAAAAAGAGATTGAAAGAAAAATTAAATTATTATTATTACCTATTGATCCTTATGACAAAAACAGTTGTTTTATTGAAATTCGAGCTGCTACTGGAGGACAGGAAGCTGCTATTTTTTCTGGAGAATTATGTAAGATGTATATGAGATATGCTGATTTAAAATCTTGGAAAGTAAGTATTATTAATATGCATGAAGGAGAAATTGGGGGATATAAAGAAATTATTTTAAAAGTAATTGGCGTAGGAGCTTGTGGAAGATTAAAATTTGAATCAGGTGGTCATAGAGTACAACGCGTTCCACAAACAGAATCACAAGGTAGAATACATACCTCATCATGTACTGTAGCAATTATGCCTGAAGTTCCTAAATCAAAAAAAATAATTTTAAATGTTTCTGATTTAAAAATCGATACATTTCGTTCTTCTGGAGCTGGGGGTCAGCATGTTAATACAACTGATTCTGCTGTTCGTATTACTCATATTCCTACGGGAAATGTTGTCGAATGTCAAGATGAAAGATCTCAACATAAAAATAAAGAAAAAGCTTTATCTGTATTATCAGCTAAAATTTATTCTGAAAATAATGCAAAAAAAGCACTAGAAAATTCAGTAATGAGAAGAAATTTATTGGGAACTGGATCTAGATCAGATAGAAATAGAACATATAATTTTCCTCAAAATCGAGTAACAGATCATCGAATTAATTTAACAGTATATCGTTTAAATGAAATTATTTTAGGTAAATTAGATTTATTAATAGAACCTTTACTACAAGAACATCAAGCAGATTTATTATTAACAATAGAATAA
- a CDS encoding ribose-phosphate pyrophosphokinase: MENVKLFSGNSTPSLSKKIANHLKIRLGNASVSKFSDGEINVQINENIRGCDVFLIQSTCLPTNDNLMELIIMVDALRRASAGRITAVMPYFGYARQDRRIRSSRVPITARVIADFLSTVGVDRILTIDLHSEQIQGFFDVPVDNMFSSKIFLKDLLKINFLNPVFVSPDIGGIMRTREIAKLLNDSDMAIIDKRRPTSKIPKVMNIIGQIKNRDCILIDDIIDTGTTLYQAAKTLRKNGARRIYVYATHPIFSGKANQNIKKANIDEIIICDTIPLSKEIKRLKNIRILSVSNMLAEAIRRINREESISEMFDD, encoded by the coding sequence ATGGAAAACGTTAAATTATTTTCTGGAAATTCTACTCCAAGTTTATCAAAAAAAATTGCTAATCATTTAAAAATACGATTAGGAAATGCTTCTGTAAGTAAATTTAGTGATGGAGAAATTAATGTACAGATTAACGAAAATATTAGAGGGTGTGATGTTTTTCTAATACAATCTACATGTTTACCTACTAATGATAATTTGATGGAATTAATTATTATGGTTGATGCTTTAAGAAGAGCTTCTGCAGGACGTATTACAGCTGTAATGCCATACTTCGGATATGCAAGACAAGATAGAAGAATTCGATCATCTAGAGTACCGATTACTGCAAGAGTTATCGCTGATTTTTTATCTACCGTAGGAGTTGATCGAATTTTAACTATAGACTTACATTCAGAACAAATTCAAGGTTTTTTTGACGTTCCAGTAGATAATATGTTTAGTAGCAAAATTTTTTTAAAAGATTTATTAAAAATTAATTTTTTAAATCCTGTATTTGTTTCGCCTGATATAGGTGGAATAATGAGAACAAGAGAAATTGCAAAACTACTAAATGACTCTGATATGGCAATTATTGATAAACGTCGACCAACTTCTAAAATACCTAAAGTAATGAATATTATTGGACAAATAAAAAATAGAGATTGTATTTTAATTGACGATATTATAGATACCGGAACAACATTATATCAAGCAGCAAAAACATTAAGAAAAAATGGAGCTCGTCGAATTTATGTATATGCTACTCATCCAATTTTTTCAGGTAAAGCAAATCAAAACATCAAAAAAGCAAATATAGATGAAATAATAATTTGTGATACAATTCCTTTATCAAAAGAAATAAAAAGATTAAAAAATATACGCATATTATCAGTATCTAATATGTTAGCAGAAGCAATTAGAAGAATTAATAGAGAAGAATCAATTTCAGAAATGTTTGATGATTAA